Proteins encoded by one window of Anopheles maculipalpis chromosome 2RL, idAnoMacuDA_375_x, whole genome shotgun sequence:
- the LOC126567254 gene encoding uncharacterized protein LOC126567254 yields the protein MKNSGQSGLLPVDNMEKGYQESLSQPCKDHATPGNSSFNGCCRLCLKGNCHLQKLFPGGYTEDVLISKIFECTTVEITFETDPDALICYSCVAKIEEFHRYREQCRSNDVQHKNSLRRADVNQIHSATTSALLPAKYIKKEIDSEGFEISASDFFPIDTEQSSYGAFETSLDAPTTSVADSSGAVVDSTIPNENGALNDSDEDDDNHENLLELMPERTEDRFIISYTNVNDEYDDHNEVVCEMPIKEEPQDLDGGDTVGPWNDYEMGDDGAMDHHNSTSLVPLLEDCSYSSDSEAEMEVERIAYREVYNDTGTLVCIMQDGFLYVQKSNTLWSCRMKDCTAGVIRYTDRKELQSNGIDHIHTREVRNTAMDEEILQLVEHRSRDDESFHYVTNERHGSSLVYKGYKYCMKHIRVDGTTYWKCRSYNGSCSAAVYQSQNNEFTTVGRHTHAKQVPYNATKAVQPSYVTSVSTEGEGSPPKIKLRIARQTDAPTVKEQTLPEETEAKDYKQFSPYRKPLQVFKRGYGHKIVKNSNGRTRLYFDGNLYVRESSRNDESGAVVVLWRCRRNYDMCGVKALQHEDGLVEVLGEHDHSSLKKSLKIPENVTGTTAYEILSTPKGGEKLLLDGYNYVKAYCRSNGMSLWRCMGEGGTFCRAKVIVAKDGLAYIYRNATHSHSKPTNVKNLVSEMVETSPTTRTRGIKTDENVEKKVCSTSAGTEESKAVTPYTTTIRKPVPPVPPVAPSQTMKVTSKTQPARNYRVIKNKKGNKALVHAGYRYCRIRTRQDGSVCWLCKFNKKTCRVALYEHPDGRLEWTNHRRHNHGPTDPIDPPKKQPPPPPRPSPPFTSPLRGKRTAYHIDDDTFVNNEWFFVRNHKNGTTLVHAGYRYHKKGNRVNDTSLWRCAQACHGCRAAIVLHPDETIAKFDDIDHIHAPPVTAIKEMEVIVGDPDESVERDNSTTNNSNDSEPDLSLVHFNGCIEEQDDPEANMRSLLNTMLLDVSDEPVHKSVDKLVIPAERAHLKYVTNRRHTKSLVFKGYRYARSSIGVRVDGSVRWTCQMNKKTCRVSVRVLKDGSVEMNGQKHNHAQLPEDRESDDDNDDANASVWNDGTNPAVESDDNEEEGEEEEEEQESYYFALNRSNGKSLIYQRNRFSREHVRPDGSTVWRCMVRTDCMAKVVLLLSNKCIPYRDAAHNHPPLDVLPKPIHYPEQRGKLIVKGDMLVYKQNRMKKMKSFTDGSALFKCTEVANCTGIVKIRYEETENGSSSPVVIFDTAHSHTSGLTNAGNSDERGLKPTVGKSKRKSPVKMVKYSPSDGGDTGKEYQLFKNDRGQVSLVYKDYRFSLRNLNPKGDSSWKCRSNRLCNAYVIFSKDGHVIPNAEKGEPKVMPHNHPINGEYIGRAVPIQLDELHPPANNLGQFVSNWMGGLYKTVLGWKPRASQKSPMKMTKTVAPHHNNEPKNVINHKNYSYKLQTTKNGREFWRCTMFKARACRAGLFCTNNGTVIQYGNGRQHNHEPAKPLAASIGHQSNTPRKSFLSIGGAKAKAMVDGAYSPLTVVQKSIKRSQSALPFDEQSTDDTVTPSPPSYQIIKKDGIDTLHYERHRYSVSFSKREENTSDKEPKRWRCCLWNSRHQCPVELTISPTDEIHFVTDPTHNHRPPPPEPQESLDRQLVVFSGTKGTKKYELMGRSQKIVFYKGYKFSWKEECNGTAYYRCLCHSSHDCAVTVKIDLNGLLYECSASASHNHSPTLDPSADSVVTLPEKPMTERNIASRQTRLAQCSKTGSSDYRFVRSCLGISMIFEGHRYWLHSKLSCGLIVYRCRYQKQKDCTGSVYMDASTQLLYHRYDAEHNHEPQAEDAVAGLEQDTTNTSLNVSEPNDSSSVHHAEPDLDNSSISSTNCLPSAAIVPKKEVIITNDYSFMKDSLNKNQLLYEQYVFEMVPLQYRKNGDKYYSCLFADCSAAVKLLASGALDISNPIHHAHERPDLTDYRDVGKGSSDFLTLASSTDPGTIPMIRFEGYKYCAAAVAKPSPDDTKLFHCQEKNRATGRCSATLEMLPNGRVIVISDTHHHPKPNETENEDSKETTQSNILVIDGRSYAYLETQPDGTGVWKCIDDRKCMAKVYKKPDGSLVHGTIKHVLRHVMAKLPNQLASSVVTKSSAPVIAASSLSISTNSSSSTLPTSGNLRTKWYKGNRYNFYLTRRDGVQYWRCCKRMGDKCEAGIFCHPSGKIVPSNQWPHSHPPLNPSASHSEPGRPKKATEYSSEVKQLVEDGNKSDAKVTTNHPLRISLDANDAFVWYRGVQYSLRRRRPDGIRIYRCRNKPCIHSLVVTKQGKIISKKTTWHSCESQTSSSSSNEDNKGKELVPWTNSASGPGFDKPEIEDPDDLDDHNDSTDIQPIVKRIRLDGSNTGIVLDSNREQGSDVILHTVDRRANNLDTEPDAEREVEPVEESHGGLVPMGDFMDGNGATSSTWDEPEYIIHEFEGIDANDGDAGLQTENQSMDDDQEEEAFQTLSAVESFGESLTCHDASNL from the exons ATGA AGAATAGCGGGCAAAGTGGCTTGCTGCCGGTAGATAACATGGAGAAGGGTTACCAAGAGTCATTAAGCCAACCCTGCAAGGACCATGCAACGCCAGGGAACAGCTCTTTCAATGGCTGTTGTCGGCTATGCTTGAAAGGAAATTGCCATCTGCAGAAACTATTCCCCGGCGGGTACACTGAGGATGTGCTGATAAGTAAAATCTTCGAATGTACCACAGTTGAG ATCACATTTGAAACAGATCCGGATGCCTTGATATGCTACAGCTGTGTagcaaaaattgaagaattccATCGCTATAGGGAACAGTGTCGCAGTAACGATGTACAGCACAAGAATTCCTTACGACGGGCGGACGTCAACCAAATTCATAGTGCGACAACATCAGCATTGTTACCAGCGAAGTACATCAAGAAGGAAATAGACTCGGAAGGGTTTGAAATCAGTGCTTCCGATTTCTTCCCCATCGATACTGAGCAGTCATCGTATGGCGCTTTCGAAACATCACTAGATGCTCCAACTACCAGCGTTGCTGACTCATCTGGTGCGGTGGTAGACTCGACTATTCCTAACGAG AATGGCGCCTTGAACGATTCCGACGAAGATGACGATAATCATGAAAATTTATTGGAACTGATGCCAGAGCGAACAGAGGACAGATTTATTATATCGTATACCAACGTAAATGACGAGTACGATGAT CATAATGAAGTCGTATGTGAGATGCCGATCAAAGAGGAACCGCAAGATCTTGATGGTGGCGACACGGTCGGTCCTTGGAATGATTATGAGATGGGTGACGATGGTGCCATGGATCATCACAACAGTACTTCCTTGGTACCGTTGCTGGAGGATTGTTCCTACTCATCGGATTCCGAGGCTGAAATGGAAGTGGAGCGGATTGCATACCGCGAGGTGTACAACGATACCGGAACGTTGGTGTGCATAATGCAGGATGGGTTCCTGTACGTGCAAAAGAGCAACACCCTATGGAGTTGTCGAATGAAAGATTGTACAGCCGGAGTCATACGGTACACCGATCGTAAGGAACTGCAGTCAAATGGGATCGATCACATTCACACTAGAGAAGTGCGAAACACGGCAATGGACGAGGAAATATTACAACTAGTAGAACACAGGTCACGCGACGACGAATCCTTCCATTACGTTACGAACGAACGGCATGGAAGTTCCCTTGTTTACAAAGGATACAAGTACTGCATGAAGCATATCAGGGTGGACGGAACAACGTACTGGAAGTGCCGATCGTACAATGGTTCCTGCTCGGCCGCCGTTTATCAATCACAGAACAATGAATTTACCACAGTGGgaaggcacacacacgcaaagcAGGTACCGTACAATGCTACAAAAGCAGTGCAACCATCGTATGTTACTAGCGTCAGTACGGAAGGTGAAGGTTCGCCGCCAAAGATTAAACTACGAATCGCTCGGCAAACAGACGCTCCCACTGTAAAAGAGCAAACCTTACCGGAAGAAACGGAAGCGAAAGATTACAAGCAGTTCTCACCCTACAGAAAACCACTTCAAGTCTTCAAACGAGGTTATGGTCATAAAATCGTGAAGAATTCCAACGGACGCACCCGTCTTTATTTCGACGGAAACCTTTACGTGCGGGAATCTTCTCGCAACGATGAATCGGGTGCGGTGGTGGTACTGTGGCGCTGCCGGCGCAACTATGACATGTGCGGTGTGAAGGCTTTACAGCACGAGGACGGATTGGTGGAGGTGCTCGGTGAACACGACCATTCGTCGTTgaagaaatcgttgaaaataCCGGAAAACGTTACCGGTACTACCGCGTACGAAATACTTTCCACGCCCAAAGGCGGCGAgaagctgctgcttgatggatATAATTATGTGAAGGCGTACTGTCGATCGAACGGAATGAGCCTTTGGCGTTGTATGGGCGAGGGTGGTACATTCTGCCGCGCAAAGGTTATCGTAGCGAAAGATGGGTTGGCGTATATCTACCGAAACGCAACGCACTCGCACAGTAAACCAacgaatgttaaaaatttggTTTCAGAAATGGTGGAAACTAGTCCTACCACCAGGACCAGAGGCATAAAAACAGATGAAAATGTGGAGAAAAAAGTGTGCAGTACCTCAGCAGGGACTGAAGAATCTAAAGCAGTCACACCGTACACGACGACGATACGCAAACCTGTACCGCCCGTACCGCCGGTTGCTCCAAGCCAAACGATGAAAGTGACGTCCAAAACGCAACCTGCGCGCAACTATCGTGTCATCAAAAACAAGAAAGGCAACAAGGCACTGGTACACGCTGGATACCGGTACTGCAGAATTCGAACGCGACAAGATGGCAGCGTCTGCTGGTTGTGcaagtttaacaaaaaaacgtgCCGTGTTGCGCTGTACGAGCACCCTGATGGACGATTGGAATGGACTAACCACAGACGTCACAATCATGGTCCCACCGATCCAATAGATCCACCCAAAAAacagccgccgccgccaccacgaccatcaccaccattcaCATCACCGCTACGTGGTAAGCGTACCGCGTACCATATTGACGACGACACGTTTGTCAACAACGAATGGTTCTTTGTGCGAAATCACAAAAATGGCACCACACTCGTACACGCCGGTTACCGATATCATAAGAAAGGAAATCGCGTCAACGATACGTCACTGTGGCGTTGCGCCCAAGCGTGCCATGGTTGCCGTGCCGCCATTGTATTGCATCCCGACGAAACGATTGCCAAGTTTGATGATATCGATCACATTCATGCACCGCCCGTCACGGCCATAAAGGAAATGGAGGTAATTGTCGGTGATCCGGATGAAAGTGTGGAGCGGGACAATAGTACAACCAACAACAGTAACGATTCTGAGCCCGATTTGAGTTTGGTGCACTTTAATGGATGCATTGAAGAGCAGGACGATCCGGAGGCTAATATGCGCTCGCTGCTAAACACAATGCTGCTAGATGTTTCGGACGAACCGGTGCATAAATCGGTGGACAAACTGGTGATTCCTGCAGAAAGAGCTCATTTAAAGTACGTCACAAACCGTCGGCATACGAAAAGTTTAGTGTTTAAGGGATATCGGTATGCTCGGTCTAGTATTGGAGTACGTGTCGATGGATCGGTGCGATGGACCTgccaaatgaataaaaaaacgtgCCGTGTATCCGTGCGTGTATTAAAAGATGGTAGCGTAGAAATGAATGgccaaaaacacaaccacgcACAGCTACCGGAAGATAGGGAATCGGATGATGATAACGATGATGCGAATGCATCAGTCTGGAACGATGGCACGAACCCGGCTGTCGAGAGTGACGACAACGAAGAGGAGggcgaggaggaggaggaggaacaGGAATCGTACTATTTCGCGTTAAACCGTAGCAATGGTAAAAGTTTGATTTATCAGCGCAACCGATTTAGTCGCGAACATGTGCGCCCTGATGGATCAACCGTTTGGCGCTGCATGGTGCGCACCGACTGTATGGCAAAAGTTGTGCTACTGCTTAGTAATAAATGCATCCCTTACCGGGATGCAGCTCACAACCATCCACCGTTGGATGTGCTACCGAAACCGATACACTATCCGGAGCAACGGGGTAAATTgatcgtcaaaggtgacatgcTAGTGTACAAGCAAAATCgtatgaaaaaaatgaaatcctTCACGGACGGAAGCGCATTGTTTAAGTGCACGGAGGTGGCCAATTGTACAGGGATTGTGAAAATTCGCTACGAAGAAACGGAGAATGGTTCGTCATCGCCGGTTGTAATTTTCGATACGGCTCACAGTCACACTAGTGGCCTTACTAATGCAGGAAACTCCGATGAGAGGGGACTCAAACCTACCGTTGGTAAGAGCAAACGGAAAAGTCCTGTCAAGATGGTAAAATATTCCCCTAGTGACGGTGGTGATACCGGGAAAGAATATCAACTGTTTAAGAACGATCGTGGCCAGGTGTCGCTCGTCTACAAGGACTATCGGTTTTCGTTGCGCAATCTGAACCCAAAGGGTGATTCTAGCTGGAAATGTCGCTCGAATCGATTGTGCAATGCGTACGTAATCTTCAGTAAAGATGGGCACGTTATACCAAACGCTGAAAAGGGCGAACCGAAAGTGATGCCGCACAATCATCCGATTAATGGCGAATATATTGGACGAGCCGTACCGATACAGTTGGATGAGCTTCATCCACCTGCGAACAATTTGGGCCAGTTCGTGTCGAACTGGATGGGTGGATTGTATAAAACCGTGCTTGGTTGGAAGCCGAGAGCGTCCCAGAAGTCACCTATGAAGATGACGAAGACCGTGGCACCACACCATAACAACGAGCCAAAAAATGTCATCAACCATAAGAACTATTCCTATAAACTGCAGACCACGAAGAATGGGCGCGAATTTTGGCGTTGCACCATGTTCAAAGCAAGAGCCTGCCGGGCAGGTCTATTCTGCACCAACAATGGCACTGTCATACAGTACGGAAATGGACGCCAACATAATCATGAACCGGCCAAACCGTTGGCAGCGTCGATTGGACATCAAAGTAATACTCCACGAAAATCGTTCCTCTCGATTGGTGGTGCAAAGGCGAAGGCAATGGTGGATGGTGCATATTCCCCGCTTACTGTAGTACAGAAATCGATCAAACGTAGCCAGAGTGCGTTACCGTTTGATGAACAGTCCACAGACGACACTgtcacaccatcaccaccgtcaTATCAGATCATTAAAAAGGATGGCATTGATACGCTACACTACGAGCGACATCGATACTCCGTGAGCTTTAGTAAGCGGGAAGAGAATACCAGCGATAAGGAACCGAAACGATGGCGCTGCTGCCTATGGAACAGCCGTCATCAGTGCCCGGTGGAGTTAACCATCTCACCAACGGACGAAATACACTTCGTAACCGATCCAACCCATAACCATCGTCCACCACCGCCCGAACCGCAAGAATCGCTCGACCGGCAGTTGGTCGTTTTCAGTGGGACGAAAGGTACGAAGAAGTACGAGCTGATGGGCCGGTCACAAAAAATAGTCTTTTACAAGGGATACAAATTCAGCTGGAAGGAAGAATGCAACGGCACGGCGTATTACCGCTGCCTGTGCCATTCGTCCCACGATTGTGCCGTAACGGTGAAGATAGATTTAAACGGGCTACTGTACGAATGTTCCGCATCCGCATCGCATAACCACAGTCCAACGTTGGACCCGTCCGCGGACTCAGTGGTCACACTGCCGGAAAAACCAATGACCGAACGGAACATTGCATCTCGGCAGACTAGACTGGCGCAGTGCTCCAAAACAGGATCGTCCGACTATAGATTCGTTCGCTCGTGTCTCGGCATTTCTATGATATTTGAAGGTCATCGATACTGGCTGCACAGTAAACTGTCGTGCGGACTTATCGTGTACCGATGTCGGTATCAAAAACAGAAAGATTGTACCGGTTCCGTGTATATGGATGCGAGCACGCAGCTACTGTATCATCGGTACGATGCTGAGCATAATCATGAGCCGCAGGCAGAAGATGCAGTTGCGGGCCTTGAACAAGACACTACCAACACTAGCTTGAATGTGTCGGAACCCAACGACAGCAGCAGTGTCCATCATGCTGAGCCAGACCTCGACAATAGTAGCATCAGCAGTACTAATTGCCTACCATCGGCAGCCATCGTTCCAAAGAAGGAAGTTATAATTACAAACGACTACTCCTTTATGAAGGATTccttaaacaaaaaccaactctTGTATGAACAGTACGTGTTCGAGATGGTTCCCTTGCAGTATCGAAAAAATGGGGACAAATATTACAGCTGCCTGTTTGCGGATTGTTCTGCCGCGGTAAAGCTGCTCGCTTCCGGGGCCTTGGACATATCGAACCCAATTCACCACGCACACGAACGACCGGATCTTACCGATTACCGTGACGTTGGGAAGGGATCGTCCGATTTTCTTACACTAGCGTCGAGTACTGATCCTGGCACAATACCCATGATAAGGTTCGAAGGCTATAAGTACTGTGCAGCGGCAGTTGCTAAGCCTTCGCCGGATGATACAAAGCTGTTCCACTGTCAGGAGAAGAATCGTGCCACTGGACGCTGTTCTGCGACGCTGGAAATGTTGCCTAATGGGCGTGTTATTGTTATCTCTGACACACATCACCATCCGAAGCCGAACGAGACCGAAAATGAGGACTCCAAAGAAACAACCCAATCAAATATATTAGTGATAGATGGACGATCCTACGCTTACTTAGAGACGCAACCCGATGGTACAGGCGTATGGAAATGTATCGATGATCGTAAATGTATGGCCAAAGTGTACAAGAAACCGGATGGGAGCTTGGTGCACGGTACCATTAAACATGTGTTAAGGCATGTCATGGCAAAATTGCCGAACCAATTGGCGTCTTCAGTAGTAACGAAATCATCTGCACCTGTTATTGCCGCTTCTTCGTTGAGTATCTCTACCAactccagcagcagtaccCTACCTACTAGTGGCAATCTGCGTACAAAATGGTACAAAGGTAATCGGTACAACTTTTATCTGACTCGTCGTGACGGCGTTCAGTATTGGCGATGCTGCAAACGGATGGGGGACAAGTGTGAGGCCGGTATCTTTTGTCATCCTAGTGGTAAAATTGTTCCATCCAACCAATGGCCCCATTCCCATCCACCACTGAATCCATCCGCCAGCCATTCGGAACCGGGGCGGCCAAAAAAGGCTACAGAATACAGCAGTGAAGTGAAGCAGCTAGTCGAGGACGGTAACAAATCGGATGCGAAAGTGACGACGAACCATCCGCTAAGAATTTCATTGGATGCAAACGATGCGTTCGTTTGGTACAGGGGAGTTCAATATTCGCTGCGGCGCCGTCGCCCCGATGGTATACGCATTTATCGCTGCCGCAACAAACCGTGCATTCATAGTCTGGTAGTTACAAAGCAGGGAAAGATCATTTCCAAAAAGACAACGTGGCACAGCTGCGAAAgtcaaaccagcagcagcagcagcaacgaagACAACAAAGGTAAGGAACTAGTGCCTTGGACCAACAGCGCTAGTGGGCCTGGTTTCGATAAGCCTGAAATAGAAGATCCTGATGATTTGGATGATCACAACGATAGTACCGACATTCAACCGATAGTCAAACGCATCCGGTTGGACGGTAGCAATACGGGAATAGTTTTGGACAGCAACCGCGAGCAAGGATCGGACGTCATTTTACACACGGTGGACAGACGGGCGAACAATCTCGACACCGAACCCGATGCCGAACGAGAGGTAGAACCTGTCGAGGAAAGTCACGGGGGGCTAGTGCCGATGGGTGACTTCATGGATGGAAATGGAGCGACAAGCAGCACATGGGACGAACCAGAATATATAATACATGAGTTCGAAGGTATAGACGCGAACGATGGCGACGCCGGCTTGCAaacagaaaatcaatcaatggATGATGATCAGGAGGAGGAAGCCTTTCAAACATTGTCTGCTGTAGAGAGTTTTGGCGAAAGTTTGACGTGCCACGATGCCAGCAATTTGTAA
- the LOC126567252 gene encoding uncharacterized protein LOC126567252 — translation MAAETNSDSGTSWWNEFSNFMRKDTKGVEYENEVKMCRWQIHDCEIETISSTIKLCLSNPQIVTYSIAGISFIMAYRKIRPFTIFGKSSDIPNHFIREQIKQYGRVTKIEPSQQYGPLLVVQHHPPAKILFWSNKTIPIKIDGVDINANGYSWLQSVVAGKEICFIPMKQPSNQVHAACRVYVAEPNKHIDIGEALLSLGFAKLTVTVPKPVRNRKDVHGVALYQYYRTLDKAERYAKNRRNGLWQYALPPRPWPLSLWPMLWDRVIRANRLPALVR, via the exons ATGGCAGCCGAAACAAATTCCGATAGTGGGACGAGTTGGTGGAATGAATTCTCCAACTTTATGCGTAAAGATACGAAAGGAGTTGAA TAcgaaaatgaagtgaaaatgtGTCGTTGGCAGATCCATGACTGCGAAATAGAAACTATATCGAGTACTATAAAACTATGTTTATCAAATCCACAGATCGTAACCTACTCGATTGCTGGGATCTCGTTTATCATGGCTTACAGGAAAATACGTCCG TTTACTATCTTCGGCAAATCATCCGACATACCGAATCACTTCATCCGTgaacaaataaagcaatatGGACGGGTGACGAAAATTGAGCCATCGCAACAGTACGGACCGCTGCTTGTTGTGCAACACCATCCACCAGCCAAGATACTGTTTTGGTCGAACAAAACAATCCCGATCAAGATCGATGGTGTCGATATTAATGCAAACGGCTATTCCTGGCTTCAGTCCGTTGTGGCTGGTaaggaaatatgttttattccaATGAAACAACCATCCAACCAAGTGCACGCCGCATGCCGCGTCTATGTGGCAGAGCCAAATAAGCACATCGATATCGGGGAAGCACTGTTAAGTTTGGGATTTGCCAAACTAACCGTTACCGTGCCTAAGCCCGTACGGAATCGAAAAGATGTGCATGGCGTTGCACTGTACCAGTACTACCGCACGCTCGACAAAGCAGAACGCTACGCCAAGAATCGCCGGAATGGACTGTGGCAATATGCTTTGCCACCTCGCCCGTGGCCCCTATCATTGTGGCCTATGTTATGGGATCGTGTCATTAGAGCCAACCGGTTACCGGCGCTCGTTCGATAG
- the LOC126558272 gene encoding UPF0415 protein C7orf25 homolog encodes MQNYEHTIEELTQLAQEKIELGEKLLKSLSQRNTIEGVKKIQKKISQELKFLNRVKANRTVTINHILCSNLTHFGCLVDCLLASSDVKHVDYPLPVEDRACPLRVDIVCDGGATWIKVIARNPKSLSDAVYGRTSYGSKSILEQAEEYVQAACNFPYMFRPPTVVFRFLSKLDSELIEELQRIGVRVVILPKETRNDEVTVAGPSTSLSETNPKDEIRLLNVDVTTLIAYCSAMTNGSARWEYKQPLLSEQACWERDKPVKPVLDRLFEGKRLICCQTAYDSFHDILSILGGEQEKMRAKELFTRIHVLPDVPLEQAPKELQSLKLGGKIRPRSLQVFAFGLYHRAVTVTSNEGFTRAAKMQGLEVPVFLHDARALTEDKERTAKPLPE; translated from the coding sequence ATGCAAAACTATGAACACACCATCGAGGAGTTGACGCAACTGGCGCAAGAAAAGATCGAACTCGGCGAAAAGCTACTCAAGAGCCTTTCCCAGCGAAACACCATCGAGGGAGTGAAAAAAATTCAGAAGAAAATCAGCCAAGAGCTAAAGTTCCTGAACCGAGTGAAAGCGAACCGGACCGTCACCATTAATCACATTCTTTGTAGCAATCTTACCCACTTCGGATGTTTGGTGGACTGTTTGCTGGCGAGCAGTGACGTGAAACACGTTGACTATCCGCTTCCGGTCGAGGACCGGGCCTGCCCGTTGCGGGTGGATATCGTGTGCGATGGTGGTGCCACTTGGATCAAGGTGATTGCCCGCAATCCAAAATCGCTCAGCGATGCGGTGTACGGGCGGACGAGTTACGGTTCGAAATCGATACTGGAACAAGCGGAAGAGTATGTGCAGGCTGCCTGTAATTTCCCGTACATGTTTCGACCACCTACAGTCGTGTTTCGCTTCCTGAGCAAGCTAGACAGTGAGTTGATCGAGGAACTGCAGCGGATCGGTGTGCGGGTGGTGATACTGCCGAAAGAAACACGGAACGACGAGGTAACGGTGGCAGGTCCTTCCACGTCTCTATCGGAAACCAATCCAAAGGACGAAATACGATTGCTTAATGTGGACGTGACGACGCTTATAGCGTACTGTAGTGCGATGACTAATGGATCGGCCCGATGGGAGTACAAACAGCCGCTACTCTCCGAACAGGCTTGCTGGGAGCGAGACAAACCCGTCAAACCGGTGCTGGACCGATTGTTTGAAGGCAAACGGTTGATCTGTTGCCAAACGGCGTACGATTCCTTTCACGACATCCTCTCGATATTGGgcggtgagcaggagaagatGCGTGCCAAGGAGCTGTTCACCCGCATTCACGTGTTGCCAGATGTGCCTCTCGAGCAAGCCCCAAAGGAGCTACAGTCACTGAAGCTGGGTGGTAAAATACGCCCGCGAAGTCTGCAGGTGTTCGCCTTCGGGCTGTACCATCGAGCAGTGACTGTCACCTCCAACGAAGGATTTACGCGGGCGGCCAAGATGCAGGGTCTCGAGGTGCCGGTTTTCCTGCACGACGCAAGAGCCCTGACGGAGGATAAAGAGCGCACGGCTAAACCACTGCCAGAGTGA